One window of the Macaca thibetana thibetana isolate TM-01 chromosome 1, ASM2454274v1, whole genome shotgun sequence genome contains the following:
- the TMEM125 gene encoding transmembrane protein 125: MSEQEAQAPRGRGLPPDMLAEQVELWWSQQPRRSALCFVVAVGLVAGCGAGGVALLSTTSSRSGEWRLATGTVLCLLALLVLVKQLMSSAVQDMNCIRQAHHVALLRSGGGADALVVLLSGLVLLVTGLTLAGLAAAPAPARPLAAMLSVGIALAALGSLLLLGLLLYQVGVSGHCPSICMPTSSTHSGHGGHGSIFSISGQLSAGRRHETTSSIASLI, translated from the coding sequence ATGTCTGAACAGGAGGCTCAAGCCCCAAGGGGCCGGGGGCTGCCCCCAGACATGCTGGCAGAGCAGGTGGAGCTGTGGTGGTCCCAGCAGCCACGGCGCTCGGCGCTCTGCTTTGTCGTGGCAGTGGGCCTCGTGGCAGGCTGTGGCGCGGGCGGCGTGGCACTGCTGTCAACCACCAGCAGCCGCTCAGGTGAATGGCGGCTAGCAACAGGCACTGTGCTCTGTCTGCTGGCTCTGCTGGTTCTGGTGAAACAGCTGATGAGCTCGGCCGTGCAGGACATGAACTGCATCCGCCAGGCCCACCATGTGGCCCTCCTGCGCAGTGGTGGAGGGGCCGATGCCCTCGTGGTGCTGCTCAGTGGCCTCGTGCTGCTGGTGACCGGCCTGACCCTGGCCGGGCTGGCCGCCGCCCCTGCCCCTGCTAGGCCGCTGGCCGCCATGCTGTCTGTGGGCATTGCTCTGGCTGCCTTGGGCTCACTTTTGCTGCTGGGCCTGCTGCTGTATCAAGTGGGCGTGAGCGGACACTGCCCTTCCATCTGTATGCCCACCTCCTCCACCCACAGTGGCCATGGCGGCCATGGCAGCATCTTCAGCATCTCAGGACAGTTGTCTGCTGGCCGGCGTCATGAGACCACATCCAGCATCGCCAGCCTCATCTGA